One window from the genome of Amycolatopsis sp. NBC_01480 encodes:
- a CDS encoding creatininase family protein, with protein sequence MALLPIGSQEQHAAHLPMGTDTMLAEAVVDGALARLGGEPAVVRLPSLPFGHSPHHLFAAAVSLSTATLSAVLADVLDSLVVSGFRRVLVVNGHGGNDEIMRLAVKQHALRADVAVAACSYWSLGEAGSPGHAGAFETSLMLAARPELVRERVPRPAVTPPPLFDQPPYPGLTVERHGEWARVGGSTDDATAATAERGQDLLAARVTALAEAVRAFDAATRESHGHRTHGEP encoded by the coding sequence ATCGCCCTGCTCCCGATCGGCTCCCAAGAACAGCATGCCGCCCACCTGCCCATGGGTACCGACACGATGCTGGCCGAGGCCGTCGTCGATGGTGCTTTGGCGCGGCTCGGCGGTGAGCCCGCCGTGGTGCGGCTGCCGAGCCTGCCGTTCGGGCACAGCCCGCACCACCTGTTCGCCGCCGCGGTCTCCCTTTCCACGGCCACGCTGTCGGCGGTGCTCGCCGACGTGCTCGATTCGCTGGTGGTGAGCGGTTTCCGCCGGGTGCTGGTGGTGAACGGCCACGGCGGCAACGACGAGATCATGCGGCTCGCGGTGAAGCAGCACGCGTTGCGCGCCGACGTCGCGGTGGCCGCGTGCTCGTACTGGTCGCTCGGTGAGGCCGGTTCGCCCGGGCACGCCGGCGCCTTCGAAACGTCGCTGATGCTCGCGGCCCGGCCCGAGCTGGTGCGCGAGCGCGTGCCGCGCCCGGCCGTCACGCCGCCGCCGCTGTTCGACCAGCCGCCGTATCCGGGGCTGACCGTCGAGCGGCACGGCGAGTGGGCCCGCGTCGGCGGCTCGACCGACGACGCGACGGCGGCCACCGCCGAGCGCGGACAAGACCTGCTGGCGGCACGCGTGACGGCACTCGCCGAAGCCGTGCGCGCGTTCGACGCCGCCACCCGGGAAAGCCACGGACACCGAACCCACGGGGAGCCATGA
- a CDS encoding ROK family protein, producing the protein MSTGERPALRLVPAPAVEPGAPVLGAVELLPGRVRAALVDLSGELLWRAEAAYPRGTADLAEIDAALAEVVRFPVQPMGVGVAAAGLVDAAAGVIIEVNEVPALHGYPIAAVLAGLAGAPVHVEHRARLQVLGDRWFGPGRGRSTFASVSTGEVLGVGILYDGEVLAPPGGRSGAHMTVAASGRPCTCGARGCWKTVATTPWLRAEAERRGLGARTVHELAEAGDPLLDEYAGNIALGLVNIQQLFAPGLFVLHGEAAEGGERFRAAIERRLREDSSWATDAEPPQVLVNTGAADDIALLGGAGLVLSHN; encoded by the coding sequence ATGAGCACCGGCGAACGTCCGGCCTTGCGGCTGGTTCCGGCGCCGGCCGTCGAGCCGGGCGCGCCGGTGCTGGGGGCGGTCGAGTTGCTGCCCGGGCGGGTGCGGGCCGCGTTGGTGGACCTGTCCGGCGAGCTGCTGTGGCGCGCCGAGGCCGCCTATCCGCGAGGGACGGCCGACCTGGCCGAAATTGACGCTGCGCTGGCCGAGGTCGTCCGCTTCCCGGTTCAGCCGATGGGGGTCGGCGTCGCGGCCGCGGGGCTGGTCGACGCTGCGGCCGGCGTGATCATCGAGGTCAACGAGGTGCCCGCGCTGCACGGGTACCCGATCGCCGCGGTGCTGGCGGGGCTGGCCGGCGCGCCGGTGCACGTCGAGCATCGCGCGCGGCTCCAAGTTCTCGGTGACCGCTGGTTCGGGCCCGGGCGGGGGCGCAGCACGTTCGCGTCCGTCTCGACCGGGGAGGTGCTGGGCGTCGGCATCCTCTACGACGGCGAGGTGCTCGCCCCGCCCGGCGGCCGCAGCGGCGCGCACATGACGGTGGCCGCCAGCGGACGGCCGTGCACCTGCGGCGCGCGTGGCTGCTGGAAGACGGTCGCGACCACGCCGTGGCTGCGCGCCGAGGCCGAGCGGCGCGGTCTCGGCGCACGGACGGTGCACGAACTGGCCGAAGCCGGCGACCCGTTGCTGGACGAGTACGCCGGAAATATCGCGCTGGGCCTGGTGAACATCCAGCAGTTGTTCGCCCCGGGGCTGTTCGTGCTGCACGGCGAGGCGGCCGAAGGCGGCGAACGCTTCCGCGCGGCCATCGAACGGCGGCTGCGCGAGGACTCCTCCTGGGCCACCGACGCGGAACCGCCGCAGGTGCTGGTCAACACCGGCGCGGCCGACGACATCGCGTTGCTCGGCGGCGCCGGGCTGGTGCTCTCCCACAACTGA
- a CDS encoding ATP-binding cassette domain-containing protein yields MTNLVEIRGLRKDYGSLAAVDGVDLDVTAGETLAVVGESGSGKTTLTRLLLRLAEPTAGTVRFDGADLFALPAARLRKVRREMQVVLQDPYSSMNPRMRVTDIVAEPLVTHDRSFRGRGGRAKVRARVGELLDAVGLSPDVQDRYPHEFSGGQRQRVSIARALALRPRLVVLDEPTSALDVSVQAQVLDLLTELQSRLGLTYVFVSHNLAVVQQIADRVAVMRAGQIVELADAATLFSAPGHEYTRSLLDAVPNPDPRLARRRRAAS; encoded by the coding sequence ATGACAAACCTGGTCGAGATCCGCGGGCTGCGCAAGGACTACGGCTCGCTGGCCGCGGTCGACGGCGTGGACCTGGACGTGACGGCGGGGGAGACCCTCGCCGTAGTCGGCGAGTCCGGCTCCGGCAAGACCACGCTCACCCGGCTGCTGCTGCGGCTGGCCGAGCCCACCGCGGGCACCGTGCGCTTCGACGGCGCGGACCTGTTCGCGCTGCCCGCCGCGCGGCTGCGGAAGGTGCGCCGCGAGATGCAGGTGGTGCTGCAGGACCCGTACTCCAGCATGAACCCGCGGATGCGCGTGACGGACATCGTCGCCGAACCGCTGGTGACGCACGATCGTTCTTTTCGCGGCCGTGGCGGACGCGCGAAGGTGCGCGCCCGGGTCGGCGAACTGCTCGACGCGGTGGGCTTGTCGCCGGACGTCCAGGACCGCTACCCGCACGAGTTCTCCGGCGGCCAGCGCCAGCGCGTCTCGATCGCGCGGGCACTCGCCCTCCGCCCGCGGCTGGTGGTGCTGGACGAGCCGACCAGCGCGCTCGACGTCTCGGTCCAGGCCCAGGTGCTCGACCTGCTGACCGAACTCCAGTCCCGGCTGGGGCTGACGTACGTGTTCGTCTCGCACAACCTCGCGGTGGTGCAGCAGATCGCCGACCGGGTGGCGGTGATGCGCGCCGGGCAGATCGTGGAACTGGCCGACGCCGCGACACTGTTTTCCGCGCCGGGCCACGAATACACGCGTAGTTTGCTGGACGCGGTGCCCAATCCGGATCCGCGGCTGGCGCGGCGTCGGCGGGCGGCGTCATGA
- a CDS encoding ABC transporter ATP-binding protein — translation MTSLLEIRDLHVEFRLGTGTVHAVEGVGFAVDAGETLAVVGESGSGKTATALSVLRLNPEPPCVYRAGEVLLDGRDLLRLSEKDLRKIRGNDVAMVFQDPMTSLNPLKRVGAQVAEVLRRHQNASRGQAREGAVAALREAGIPDPERRADQYPHQLSGGLRQRVMIAMALVGRPRVLIADEPTTALDVTVQAQILELLVDLQRRHGMAIVLITHDLGVVAEVADRVVVMRRGRVVETGDVTAVFEAPHEDYTRELLRATPKLERA, via the coding sequence ATGACGTCGTTGCTGGAAATCAGGGACCTGCACGTCGAGTTCCGGCTGGGCACCGGGACCGTGCACGCGGTCGAGGGGGTGGGCTTCGCCGTCGACGCCGGTGAGACGCTGGCGGTGGTCGGCGAGTCGGGCAGCGGCAAGACCGCCACCGCGCTGTCGGTGCTGCGGCTCAACCCGGAGCCGCCGTGCGTCTATCGCGCCGGCGAGGTGCTGCTGGACGGGCGCGACCTGTTAAGACTGTCCGAAAAGGACCTTCGGAAGATCCGCGGCAACGACGTCGCGATGGTCTTCCAGGACCCGATGACCAGCCTGAACCCGCTCAAACGCGTCGGCGCGCAGGTCGCGGAAGTCCTGCGACGGCACCAGAACGCGTCTCGTGGACAGGCACGTGAAGGCGCGGTGGCCGCGTTGCGCGAGGCCGGGATCCCGGACCCGGAGCGGCGCGCGGACCAGTACCCGCATCAGCTTTCCGGCGGCCTGCGCCAGCGCGTGATGATCGCGATGGCGCTGGTCGGCCGGCCGCGGGTGCTGATCGCCGACGAGCCGACCACCGCGCTGGACGTGACGGTGCAGGCCCAGATCCTCGAGCTGCTGGTCGACCTGCAACGACGGCACGGGATGGCGATCGTGCTCATCACACACGACCTCGGCGTGGTGGCCGAGGTCGCCGACCGGGTGGTGGTGATGCGCCGCGGCCGGGTGGTCGAGACCGGTGACGTCACGGCGGTTTTCGAGGCGCCGCACGAGGATTACACCCGCGAGCTGCTGCGGGCGACGCCGAAACTGGAGCGGGCATGA
- a CDS encoding ABC transporter permease, giving the protein MKAVLRNRLGLVAVVVLVLMVLIAVFAPLIAPYDPGAQDLLVRLRPPAWTAAGDSSHLLGTDQLGRDILSRLFYGARISLLVGACAALLAGVVGSVIGLVAGFLGGWFDRILMRLADIQLAFPSILLALAIVGFLGSGLWYVVLVLGFTGWVSYARVIRSEVLSLRTRDYVTEARAIGVRDLTIMRRHLLPNVMAPLATIGTLHVAAAIVAEASLSYLGLGVPKQTVTWGGMLSDGQLYLGTSWWVAVFPGLALMITALAVNITGDVLRDVADPKAYRS; this is encoded by the coding sequence GTGAAGGCGGTGCTGCGTAACCGGCTCGGCCTCGTCGCCGTGGTCGTGCTGGTGCTGATGGTGCTGATCGCGGTGTTCGCGCCGCTGATCGCGCCGTACGACCCGGGCGCGCAAGACCTGCTGGTCCGGCTCCGCCCGCCGGCGTGGACGGCGGCCGGCGACTCCAGCCACCTGCTCGGCACGGACCAGCTCGGCCGCGACATCCTGTCGAGGCTGTTCTACGGCGCCCGGATCTCCCTGCTGGTCGGGGCCTGCGCGGCCCTGCTGGCCGGGGTCGTCGGCTCGGTGATCGGCCTGGTCGCCGGGTTCCTCGGCGGCTGGTTCGACCGGATCCTGATGCGGCTGGCCGACATCCAGCTCGCGTTCCCGTCGATCCTGCTGGCGCTCGCGATCGTCGGCTTCCTCGGCTCCGGGCTCTGGTACGTGGTGCTGGTGCTCGGCTTCACCGGCTGGGTCTCGTACGCCCGGGTGATCCGGTCCGAGGTGCTTTCCTTGCGCACCAGGGATTACGTCACCGAGGCGCGCGCCATCGGCGTCCGGGACCTGACGATCATGCGCCGCCACCTGCTGCCCAACGTGATGGCGCCGCTGGCCACCATCGGCACCCTCCACGTCGCCGCGGCGATCGTCGCCGAGGCCTCGCTGAGCTACCTCGGGCTCGGCGTGCCGAAGCAGACCGTCACCTGGGGCGGCATGCTCAGCGACGGCCAGCTGTACCTCGGCACCTCGTGGTGGGTGGCGGTGTTCCCCGGGCTGGCGCTGATGATCACCGCGCTGGCCGTCAACATCACCGGCGACGTGCTCCGCGACGTCGCGGACCCGAAGGCGTACCGCTCATGA
- a CDS encoding ABC transporter permease — protein sequence MTAPTVSVAKPPAAGTGVLRVVVTKVLTAIVVLFFVATAAFFLVRLSGDPVKLILAPDASAAQEATLRAGLGLDRPLLTQYLDYLGGLPRLHFGNSLVYDQPVSEVLLARVPATLELAAAALVIALLLAIPAGAFAALRRGRAGDSGVMAGVLIGQSTPAFWVGIVLILIFAVQLQVLPASGYGGFTHLILPAVTLAVYSVAVIARLLRSSMIDVLGSDYIRTARAKGLSTGGIVVSHGMRNAALPVVTVIGLEVGTLLGGAILTERVFSWPGIGRLTVEAIQNRDFPLVQASVLFFAATFVVVNLLVDLSYTVLDPRVRVTS from the coding sequence GTGACGGCCCCGACGGTCTCGGTGGCGAAGCCGCCCGCGGCCGGCACCGGGGTGCTGCGGGTGGTCGTCACCAAGGTGCTGACCGCGATCGTCGTGCTGTTTTTCGTGGCCACCGCGGCGTTTTTCCTGGTCCGCCTGTCCGGCGACCCGGTGAAGCTGATCCTGGCGCCGGACGCGAGCGCGGCGCAGGAGGCGACGCTGCGCGCCGGCCTCGGCCTGGACCGGCCGCTGCTCACGCAGTACCTCGACTACCTCGGCGGGCTGCCGCGGCTGCACTTCGGCAACTCGCTCGTCTACGACCAGCCGGTGTCGGAGGTGCTGCTCGCGCGGGTGCCCGCGACGCTGGAGCTGGCCGCCGCGGCGTTGGTCATCGCGCTCCTGCTGGCGATTCCCGCGGGTGCCTTCGCGGCACTGCGCCGCGGCCGGGCCGGTGACTCCGGCGTGATGGCGGGTGTCCTGATCGGACAGTCCACCCCGGCGTTCTGGGTCGGCATCGTGCTGATCCTGATCTTCGCCGTGCAGCTGCAAGTGCTGCCCGCGTCCGGTTACGGCGGTTTCACGCACCTGATCCTGCCCGCGGTGACGCTCGCCGTGTACTCGGTCGCGGTGATCGCGAGGCTGCTGCGCTCGTCGATGATCGACGTGCTCGGCTCGGACTACATCCGCACGGCCCGCGCGAAGGGGCTGAGTACCGGCGGAATCGTGGTGTCCCACGGGATGCGCAACGCCGCCCTGCCCGTGGTCACGGTGATCGGCCTGGAGGTCGGCACCCTGCTCGGCGGCGCGATCCTGACCGAGCGGGTGTTCTCCTGGCCGGGCATCGGGCGGCTGACCGTCGAGGCCATCCAGAACCGCGACTTCCCGCTCGTGCAGGCCTCGGTGCTGTTCTTCGCCGCCACGTTCGTGGTGGTCAACCTGCTGGTGGACCTGTCCTACACAGTGCTCGACCCGAGGGTGCGGGTGACCTCATGA
- a CDS encoding ABC transporter substrate-binding protein, translated as MAPPRSRLTRRDALRLGGLALPALALPGLLAGCDSASGSVGSVLRVAQTSDPKTLDPQKQGDLTSMNVLINLFDTLTTRGPDNQLAPGLALSWTSPDPLTWRFKLRPGVRFHNGEPCDAKAVAFSINRLLDPATKSPIVELRYVKQAVIVDELTVDLRCSQPDPIIPAKVSLFGGVAVPPGYLKQVGSAGFAKHPVGTGPFTFVEFQRDHQMRMRANPGYWGGRPSFDELVFLPMPDPSSALASLQSNEVDIVASLTPDAALQIQGYTGVSIRNYPGIRTSYLSLDTTAGPLRDVRVRQALNHAVDVPLLIKAVLDGKAREVPTMFPRESFGFDPSITPYSRDVGLAKRLLADAGFPNGFDTSLTAQTGDSNIAEVISGLLAKAGVRARVDLVDTGTYTSRLTSNNRSALGPIYLAASTGWTLDAESLVQSNVRHDRRQSRWSSPAADRLIDAEELTVDPAGRQRAFTALQSLLKQEAPFVFLYQIDNIYAVNTRPRWQPGVVGVLGMAQAQVTS; from the coding sequence GTGGCTCCTCCGCGTTCCCGTCTGACCCGCCGTGACGCGCTCCGGCTCGGCGGCCTCGCCCTGCCTGCACTGGCCTTGCCCGGACTGCTGGCCGGCTGCGACAGCGCGAGCGGCAGCGTCGGCAGCGTGCTGCGTGTCGCCCAGACCTCGGATCCGAAGACGCTGGATCCGCAGAAACAGGGCGATCTGACCTCGATGAACGTCCTGATCAACCTGTTCGACACCCTCACCACCCGCGGCCCGGACAACCAGCTCGCGCCCGGCCTCGCCCTGTCCTGGACCTCGCCGGACCCGCTGACCTGGCGGTTCAAGCTCCGGCCCGGCGTGCGGTTCCACAACGGCGAGCCGTGTGACGCCAAGGCGGTCGCCTTCAGCATCAACCGGCTGCTCGACCCGGCCACCAAGTCGCCGATCGTCGAGCTGCGCTACGTGAAGCAGGCCGTGATCGTCGACGAGCTGACCGTGGACCTGCGGTGCAGCCAGCCGGACCCGATCATCCCGGCGAAGGTCTCGCTGTTCGGCGGGGTCGCGGTCCCGCCCGGCTACCTCAAGCAGGTCGGCTCGGCCGGGTTCGCCAAGCACCCGGTCGGCACCGGGCCGTTCACCTTCGTCGAATTCCAGCGTGATCACCAGATGCGGATGCGCGCCAACCCGGGCTACTGGGGCGGCCGGCCGTCGTTCGACGAGCTGGTGTTCCTGCCGATGCCGGACCCGTCCTCGGCGCTGGCCTCGCTGCAGAGCAACGAGGTCGACATCGTCGCGAGCCTGACCCCCGACGCGGCGCTGCAGATCCAGGGCTACACCGGCGTCTCGATCCGCAACTACCCGGGCATCCGCACCTCGTACCTGTCGCTGGACACCACGGCCGGGCCGCTGCGCGACGTGCGCGTGCGCCAGGCGCTCAACCACGCGGTCGACGTGCCGTTGCTGATCAAGGCGGTGCTCGACGGCAAGGCGCGCGAGGTGCCGACGATGTTCCCGCGCGAGTCGTTCGGCTTCGACCCCTCGATCACGCCGTACTCGCGCGATGTCGGGCTGGCCAAGCGGCTGCTCGCCGACGCCGGGTTCCCGAACGGCTTCGACACCTCCCTGACCGCGCAGACCGGTGATTCCAACATCGCCGAGGTGATCTCCGGGCTGCTGGCCAAGGCCGGGGTCCGCGCGCGGGTCGACCTGGTCGACACCGGCACGTACACCAGCCGGCTGACGTCGAACAACCGCAGCGCGCTCGGCCCGATCTACCTGGCCGCGAGCACCGGCTGGACGCTCGACGCGGAAAGCCTGGTGCAGTCCAACGTCCGCCACGACCGGCGGCAGAGCCGGTGGTCCAGCCCGGCGGCCGATCGGCTGATCGACGCCGAGGAGCTGACCGTCGACCCGGCCGGGCGGCAGCGGGCCTTCACCGCGCTCCAGTCCCTTCTCAAGCAGGAGGCGCCGTTCGTGTTCCTCTACCAGATCGACAACATCTACGCGGTCAACACCCGGCCGCGCTGGCAGCCCGGCGTCGTCGGCGTGCTCGGCATGGCCCAGGCGCAGGTGACCTCGTGA
- a CDS encoding IclR family transcriptional regulator, which translates to MERAVNDKSGARNEPRGAVGKALEVLTALARPGGPHRLADLAKTCDLPKPTAHRMLQTFAEAGFAAGTGGGQYDVGPRLLGLSAAVLAGSRATRFTRPVLTELRRRTGHTVHYAVHHADRAVYVEKVEPDQAYRMNSQVGGEVPLYCTGVGRAILSRLPEAEVAAVLDAAPLEARTPKTLTDPAAIRRELATVDTLGYVVDDEQNEPHVRCVAAPVVDGLGHVVGAISVSGLTFTLPPDSLPTLGPLVAEAANRLSATLGQGMRLVSDED; encoded by the coding sequence ATGGAGAGGGCTGTCAACGACAAGTCCGGGGCGCGCAATGAGCCCCGAGGCGCGGTGGGGAAGGCGCTGGAGGTGCTCACGGCGCTGGCGCGACCCGGCGGCCCGCACCGGCTCGCCGACCTGGCCAAGACCTGTGACCTGCCGAAACCCACCGCGCACCGGATGCTGCAGACGTTCGCCGAAGCCGGGTTCGCGGCCGGCACCGGCGGCGGCCAGTACGACGTCGGGCCGCGGCTGCTGGGTCTCTCGGCCGCCGTGCTCGCGGGGAGCCGGGCCACGCGCTTCACCCGGCCCGTGCTGACCGAGCTGCGCCGCCGGACCGGGCACACCGTGCACTACGCGGTGCATCACGCCGACCGTGCCGTGTACGTCGAGAAGGTGGAGCCGGATCAGGCGTACCGGATGAATTCGCAGGTCGGCGGCGAGGTGCCGCTGTACTGCACGGGCGTGGGCCGCGCGATCCTGTCGCGGCTGCCCGAGGCCGAGGTGGCCGCGGTGCTCGACGCGGCGCCGCTCGAGGCGCGCACCCCGAAGACCCTGACCGACCCGGCCGCGATCCGCCGCGAACTGGCCACTGTGGACACTCTGGGCTACGTGGTGGACGACGAGCAGAACGAGCCGCACGTCCGGTGTGTCGCCGCGCCGGTGGTGGACGGGCTGGGCCACGTGGTCGGCGCGATCAGCGTTTCCGGCCTGACGTTCACCCTGCCGCCGGACAGCCTGCCCACGCTCGGCCCGCTGGTCGCCGAGGCGGCGAACCGGCTTTCGGCCACGCTCGGCCAGGGAATGCGGCTGGTGTCCGATGAGGACTGA
- a CDS encoding serine hydrolase domain-containing protein, translated as MRTELEQILDTGRENRVCSAAAWSVGTADGVLDRGVLGTRWHGGPDAAEDSLWDLASVTKPVVGLVIAALTERGLLSVEDPIAQHLPAYADGEKAGITVRQLLTHTSGLPGGTPLYREHPTREALLEAIRTGPLRAAPGHQVEYSSQGFILLGLIAEAAGGRPLDELVEQFVSTPAGLIGTRFGPVDAARAVATEDCPWRGHVVRGQVHDENAVVLGEICGHAGLFAPLPDVERLGRVLAGGAAPLLKPATHAEMIRCQTEGLRRGLAWQCLDVPGSPVGTELSPRAYGHTGFTGTSLWVEPDRGRYYVLLTNRVHPSRAIPGIEALRHDFHAAAVRL; from the coding sequence ATGAGGACTGAACTCGAGCAGATCCTCGATACGGGCCGGGAAAACCGGGTGTGCTCCGCCGCCGCCTGGTCGGTGGGCACCGCGGACGGTGTGCTCGACCGCGGAGTGCTCGGCACGCGCTGGCACGGCGGACCGGACGCGGCCGAGGACAGCCTGTGGGACCTCGCGTCGGTGACCAAACCGGTGGTGGGACTGGTGATCGCCGCGCTGACCGAGCGTGGCTTGCTCAGCGTCGAAGACCCGATCGCCCAGCACCTGCCGGCGTACGCGGACGGCGAGAAGGCCGGGATCACCGTGCGGCAGCTGCTCACGCACACGTCCGGGCTGCCCGGCGGCACGCCGCTCTACCGCGAGCACCCGACGCGCGAGGCGCTGCTCGAAGCCATCCGCACCGGACCGCTGCGCGCGGCGCCGGGCCACCAGGTCGAGTACTCGTCGCAGGGGTTCATCCTGCTGGGCCTGATCGCCGAGGCCGCCGGCGGCCGTCCGCTGGACGAGCTGGTCGAGCAGTTCGTCAGCACTCCGGCCGGGCTGATCGGCACCCGGTTCGGCCCGGTGGACGCGGCGCGCGCGGTCGCCACCGAGGACTGCCCGTGGCGCGGGCACGTGGTGCGCGGCCAGGTGCACGACGAGAACGCCGTGGTACTGGGCGAAATCTGCGGTCACGCCGGCCTGTTCGCCCCGCTACCGGACGTCGAACGCCTCGGCCGGGTATTGGCCGGCGGCGCCGCTCCGCTGCTGAAACCCGCCACCCACGCCGAAATGATCAGGTGCCAGACCGAAGGCCTTCGCCGTGGCTTGGCGTGGCAGTGTTTGGACGTGCCCGGCTCGCCGGTCGGCACGGAGCTTTCGCCGCGGGCGTACGGGCACACCGGGTTCACCGGCACCAGCCTGTGGGTGGAGCCGGACCGCGGCCGTTACTACGTGCTGCTCACCAACCGGGTCCACCCGTCTCGCGCCATCCCGGGCATCGAGGCGCTGCGCCACGATTTCCACGCGGCCGCGGTCCGGCTCTGA